From the Homo sapiens chromosome 1, GRCh38.p14 Primary Assembly genome, one window contains:
- the KIAA0319L gene encoding dyslexia-associated protein KIAA0319-like protein isoform X11 produces the protein MEGKHSQILKLSKLTPGLYEFKVIVEGQNAHGEGYVNVTVKPEPRKNRPPIAIVSPQFQEISLPTTSTVIDGSQSTDDDKIVQYHWEELKGPLREEKISEDTAILKLSKLVPGNYTFSLTVVDSDGATNSTTANLTVNKAVDYPPVANAGPNQVITLPQNSITLFGNQSTDDHGITSYEWSLSPSSKGKVVEMQGVRTPTLQLSAMQEGDYTYQLTVTDTIGQQATAQVTVIVQPENNKPPQADAGPDKELTLPVDSTTLDGSKSSDDQKIISYLWEKTHFFFCRGPDGVQLENANSSVATVTGLQVGTYVFTLTVKDERNLQSQSSVNVIVKEEINKPPIAKITGNVVITLPTSTAELDGSKSSDDKGIVSYLWTRDEGSPAAGEVLNHSDHHPILFLSNLVEGTYTFHLKVTDAKGESDTDRTTVEVKPDPRKNNLVEIILDINVSQLTERLKGMFIRQIGVLLGVLDSDIIVQKIQPYTEQSTKMVFFVQNEPPHQIFKGHEVAAMLKSELRKQKADFLIFRALEVNTVTCQLNCSDHGHCDSFTKRCICDPFWMENFIKVQLRDGDSNCEWSVLYVIIATFVIVVALGILSWTVICCCKRQKGKPKRKSKYKILDATDQESLELKPTSRAGIKQKGLLLSSSLMHSESELDSDDAIFTWPDREKGKLLHGQNGSVPNGQTPLKARSPREEIL, from the exons ATGGAAGGGAAACATTCCCAGATCCTCAAACTATCGAAG CTCACTCCAGGCCTGTATGAATTCAAAGTGATTGTAGAGGGTCAAAATGCCCATGGGGAAGGCTATGTGAACGTGACAGTCAAGCCAG AGCCCCGTAAGAATCGGCCCCCCATTGCTATTGTGTCACCTCAGTTCCAGGAGATCTCTTTGCCAACCACTTCTACAGTCATTGATGGCAGTC AAAGCACTGATGATGATAAAATCGTTCAGTACCATTGGGAAGAACTTAAGGGGCCTCTAAGAGAAGAGAAGATTTCTGAAGATACAGCCATATTAAAACTAAGTAAACTCGTCCCTGGGAACTACACTTTCAG CTTGACTGTAGTAGACTCTGATGGAGCTACCAACTCTACTACTGCAAACCTGACAGTGAACAAAGCTGTGGATTACCCCCCTGTGGCCAACGCAGGCCCCAACCAAGTGATCACCCTGCCCCAAAACTCCATCACCCTCTTTGGGAACCAGAGCACTGATGATCATGGCATCACCAGCTATGAGTGGTCACTCAGCCCAAGCAGCAAAGGGAAAGTGGTGGAGATGCAG gGTGTTAGAACACCAACCTTACAGCTCTCTGCGATGCAAGAAGGAGACTACACTTACCAGCTCACAGTGACTGACACAATAGGACAGCAGGCCACTGCTCAAGTGACTGTTATTGTGCAACCTG AAAACAATAAGCCTCCTCAGGCAGATGCAGGCCCAGATAAAGAGCTGACCCTTCCTGTGGATAGCACAACCCTGGATGGCAGCAAGAGCTCAGATGATCAGAAAATTATCTCATATCTCTGGGAAAAAACACA tttctttttttgcaggGGACCTGATGGGGTGCAGCTCGAGAATGCTAACAGCAGTGTTGCTACTGTGACTGGGCTGCAAGTGGGGACCTATGTGTTCACCTTGACTGTCAAAGATGAGAGGAACCTGCAAAGCCAGAGCTCTGTGAATGTCATTGTCAAAGAAG AAATAAACAAACCACCTATAGCCAAGATAACTGGGAATGTGGTGATTACCCTACCCACGAGCACAGCAGAGCTGGATGGCTCTAAGTCCTCAGATGACAAGGGAATAGTCAGCTACCTCTGGACTCGAGATGAGGGGAGCCCAGCAGCAGGG GAGGTGTTAAATCACTCTGACCATCACCCTATCCTTTTTCTTTCAAACCTGGTTGAGGGAACCTACACTTTTCACCTGAAAGTGACCGATGCAAAGGGTGAGAGTGACACAGACCGGACCACTGTGGAGGTGAAACCTG ATCCCAGGAAAAACAACCTGGTGGAGATCATCTTGGATATCAACGTCAGTCAGCTAACTGAGAGGCTGAAGGGGATGTTCATCCGCCAGATTGGGGTCCTCCTGGGGGTGCTGGATTCCGACATCATTGTGCAAAAGATTCAGCCGTACACGGAGCAGAG CACCAAAATGGTATTTTTTGTTCAAAACGAGCCTCCCCACCAGATCTTCAAAGGCCATGAGGTGGCAGCGATGCTCAAGAGTGAGCTGCGGAAGCAAAAGGCAGACTTTTTGATATTCAGAGCCTTGGAAGTCAACACTGTCA CATGTCAGCTGAACTGTTCCGACCATGGCCACTGTGACTCGTTCACCAAACGCTGTATCTGTGACCCTTTTTGGATGGAGAATTTCATCAAGGTGCAGCTGAGGGATGGAGACAGCAACTGTG AGTGGAGCGTGTTATATGTTATCATTGCTACCTTTGTCATTGTTGTTGCCTTGGGAATCCTGTCTTGGACTGTGATCTGTTGTTGTAAGAG GCAAAAAGGAAAACCCAAGAGGAAAAGCAAGTACAAGATCCTGGATGCCACGGATCAGGAAAGCCTGGAGCTGAAGCCAACCTCCCGAGCAG